From the genome of Candidatus Krumholzibacteriia bacterium, one region includes:
- a CDS encoding peptide ABC transporter substrate-binding protein, whose translation MHRPGIVALFCGLALACSAPDPGASRNASPGAAADTTSGPKAGGRVVIGVQQEPEILSEILNSMATNNMVCNLIFSKFVKYNDRYELVPDLIEEIPTVENGGVSADHLEYTYHLRKDARWHDGMPVTSRDVRFTLEIIMDPDVNVESREGWDVVASLATPDDHTVVFRLKRPYPDFASETFYDESVLPEHLLRTSRGARFQSAAYHRAPVGSGPFRFESWAPGSHLVLVANRDYYGEGPHLDAIIFKFVPTENALLVQLKTGEIDMFDNANISYISQLDAIDGIRVYRTPMLMYEHLDLNTEHEVLRDVRVRRALMYATNKAEIAERIYNGLVRVAALDEFEQSRYYSHEAAQRAGYDPAQARRLLREAGWRDDDGNGILERDGKELRLTISASSGQPNRERTELVLRDQYRAVGIDLAIENYGPTVLYGTYEDGGVLKRGTFDIAMYAWLSSPGPSRREALYAAGSIPPNGQNHPRFVHEELTAMLDRAGTETDGARREELYRRVQEILVDEVPVIPLFWYTAIDPVTERLRNFRPNATQSADTWNAADWYLADPASQVSAR comes from the coding sequence ATGCACCGTCCAGGGATCGTTGCGCTCTTCTGCGGCCTCGCGCTTGCGTGTTCCGCCCCCGACCCGGGTGCGTCCCGCAATGCCTCCCCGGGCGCCGCCGCGGACACCACCTCCGGCCCGAAGGCCGGCGGCCGCGTGGTCATCGGGGTCCAGCAGGAGCCGGAGATCCTCAGCGAGATACTCAACTCCATGGCGACCAACAACATGGTCTGCAACCTCATCTTCTCGAAGTTCGTCAAGTACAACGACCGCTACGAGCTGGTGCCGGACCTGATCGAGGAGATTCCCACCGTGGAGAACGGCGGTGTTTCCGCGGACCACCTGGAGTACACCTACCACCTGCGCAAGGACGCCCGCTGGCACGACGGGATGCCGGTCACCAGCCGCGACGTCAGGTTCACCCTCGAAATCATCATGGATCCGGATGTCAACGTGGAGTCGCGCGAGGGCTGGGACGTGGTCGCGTCGCTGGCAACGCCCGACGACCACACGGTGGTGTTTCGGCTCAAGCGCCCGTACCCCGACTTCGCAAGCGAGACCTTCTACGACGAGTCGGTGCTTCCGGAGCACCTGTTGCGCACCAGCCGGGGTGCACGCTTCCAGTCCGCCGCCTACCACCGCGCCCCGGTGGGCTCGGGGCCGTTCCGTTTCGAGAGCTGGGCGCCGGGGTCGCATCTGGTGCTGGTGGCCAACCGGGACTACTACGGCGAGGGACCGCACCTGGACGCCATCATCTTCAAGTTCGTACCCACCGAGAACGCGCTGCTGGTGCAGCTCAAGACCGGTGAGATCGACATGTTTGACAACGCCAACATCAGCTACATCTCCCAGCTCGACGCCATCGACGGCATACGTGTCTACCGCACACCCATGCTCATGTACGAGCACCTGGATCTCAATACCGAGCACGAGGTGCTGCGCGATGTGCGCGTGCGGCGCGCGTTGATGTACGCCACCAACAAGGCGGAGATCGCGGAGCGCATCTACAACGGGCTGGTGCGGGTGGCCGCGCTGGATGAGTTCGAGCAATCGCGCTACTACTCACACGAGGCCGCACAGCGTGCCGGGTACGACCCGGCGCAGGCACGGCGGCTGCTGCGCGAAGCGGGATGGCGGGACGACGACGGAAACGGCATCCTCGAGCGCGACGGCAAGGAGTTGCGCCTGACCATATCGGCCAGTTCCGGCCAGCCCAACCGCGAGCGCACCGAACTGGTGCTGCGCGACCAGTATCGCGCGGTGGGAATCGACCTCGCCATCGAGAACTACGGGCCCACCGTTCTCTACGGAACCTACGAAGACGGCGGCGTGCTCAAGCGCGGCACCTTCGACATCGCGATGTACGCCTGGCTCTCGTCACCCGGCCCGTCGCGTCGCGAGGCGCTCTACGCCGCGGGGAGCATCCCGCCCAACGGCCAGAATCACCCCCGCTTCGTGCACGAGGAGCTCACCGCGATGCTCGACCGGGCGGGGACCGAAACCGACGGGGCGCGCCGCGAAGAGCTGTATCGCCGCGTGCAGGAGATCCTCGTCGATGAGGTGCCGGTGATTCCGCTGTTCTGGTACACCGCCATCGACCCGGTTACCGAGCGCCTGCGCAACTTCCGCCCCAACGCCACCCAGTCCGCGGACACCTGGAACGCCGCCGATTGGTACCTGGCCGATCCCGCGTCCCAGGTATCGGCGCGCTGA
- the trxA gene encoding thioredoxin, which yields MSKEFEFTDANFEAEVLKSDKPVLVDFWAPWCAPCRMVAPIVAEISSEYDGRLKVGKVNTDDNQGVASRYGIMSIPTLMIFKNGEEVARIIGAQPKQALTGKIDAAIRN from the coding sequence ATGTCCAAGGAATTCGAATTCACCGATGCCAACTTTGAAGCCGAGGTGCTGAAGTCTGACAAGCCCGTGCTGGTCGACTTCTGGGCGCCGTGGTGCGCCCCGTGCCGCATGGTTGCGCCCATCGTCGCCGAGATCTCCAGCGAGTACGACGGCAGGCTCAAGGTCGGCAAGGTCAACACCGATGACAACCAGGGTGTGGCGTCGCGCTACGGGATCATGAGCATTCCCACCCTCATGATCTTCAAGAACGGCGAGGAAGTCGCCCGGATCATCGGAGCCCAGCCCAAGCAGGCGCTGACTGGCAAGATCGACGCGGCCATCCGGAACTGA
- a CDS encoding rhomboid family intramembrane serine protease: MSPYSYRPSPPFSGPGFLGTAVGRIIVANLAVFFLQNLIPPLTAYLALTPKLVVQRGFVWQIVTYMFLHGGFWHLFFNMLVLWFFGNMVESVWGARRFLRYYIWCGIGGGLLHMALEYNASVVGASGAIFGVYLATAMLFPDAQVMLYFLIPVKVKYFVMGLAVLQLAQGISGPSGVAYFAHMGGMLAGLLFFRHDIARRLKFASGPQRKWKEYVAEERRRDEARPEDNIDSILDKISAKGYDNLTPTEKRILENYSRQRPDDSSN, encoded by the coding sequence ATGAGTCCCTACTCCTACCGACCATCGCCACCCTTTTCCGGACCCGGGTTCCTGGGCACCGCGGTAGGCCGCATCATCGTTGCCAACCTGGCGGTGTTCTTCCTCCAGAACCTGATTCCCCCGCTGACCGCGTACCTCGCCCTCACCCCCAAGCTGGTGGTACAACGGGGCTTCGTCTGGCAGATCGTCACCTACATGTTCCTGCACGGCGGGTTCTGGCACCTGTTCTTCAACATGCTGGTGCTGTGGTTCTTCGGCAACATGGTGGAGTCGGTGTGGGGCGCGCGGCGCTTCCTGCGCTACTACATCTGGTGCGGAATCGGCGGCGGGCTGCTGCACATGGCGCTCGAGTACAATGCGAGCGTGGTGGGTGCGAGCGGCGCCATCTTCGGTGTGTATCTGGCCACGGCCATGCTCTTTCCCGACGCCCAGGTCATGCTCTACTTCCTGATCCCGGTCAAGGTGAAGTACTTCGTGATGGGTCTGGCGGTTCTGCAGCTGGCGCAGGGAATCTCGGGGCCGTCGGGGGTCGCCTACTTCGCGCACATGGGCGGCATGCTGGCCGGCCTGTTGTTCTTCCGGCACGACATTGCGCGGCGGCTCAAGTTCGCCAGCGGACCGCAGCGCAAGTGGAAGGAATACGTGGCAGAGGAACGGCGCCGCGACGAGGCGCGCCCGGAGGACAACATCGACTCAATACTGGACAAGATTTCGGCGAAGGGCTACGACAACCTCACGCCCACCGAAAAGCGCATTCTGGAAAACTACAGCCGCCAGCGGCCGGACGACTCCAGCAACTAG
- a CDS encoding DUF4446 family protein — protein sequence MDTNVLVYTTGAIALAALVIGGIAFAGVQKMSRRFSWVSQGDASSVDTLPTLLRAVESNQQDVAVLKAAMEAANIEARSHFKRLGIVRYNAFDGVAGQQSYSLCLLDENKNGILISNLVGTNFARGYAVEIRSGEPARPLGDEEKEALGAASKNGN from the coding sequence ATGGATACGAACGTTCTGGTATACACCACCGGCGCAATCGCGCTGGCCGCTCTCGTTATCGGGGGCATTGCCTTCGCCGGGGTGCAAAAGATGTCGCGCCGTTTCTCGTGGGTTTCGCAGGGCGACGCGTCCAGCGTGGACACGCTGCCGACCCTGCTGCGCGCGGTGGAGTCCAACCAGCAGGACGTCGCCGTACTCAAGGCGGCCATGGAAGCGGCCAACATCGAGGCGCGCAGCCACTTCAAGCGCCTGGGCATCGTGCGCTACAACGCGTTCGACGGGGTCGCGGGACAGCAGAGCTACTCGCTGTGCCTGCTCGACGAAAACAAGAACGGCATCCTGATTTCGAATCTGGTGGGAACCAACTTTGCGCGTGGCTACGCGGTCGAAATCCGCTCCGGTGAACCCGCCCGTCCCCTGGGCGATGAGGAGAAAGAGGCGCTCGGCGCCGCCAGCAAAAACGGCAACTAG
- a CDS encoding DUF4139 domain-containing protein — MNTSAYYAAVATLVATLATGGGATAADSRSTTADQKSISITIYNDNLGLVKDVRAVTLATGAQNLWFEGVAAQIDPTSVHIVSLDAPSALSVLEQNFEYDLISPSRLMEKYLGQTVELFKEREDGSTETVRAKLIGNQEGWVYEMEDGRIAINPSGRIILPSLPEGLISRPSLVWLLDSKRPRQTVEASYLTGGIGWKADYVLVLSSDDKNIDLTGWVTIENHSGATYENAGLKLVAGDVNRVRPEFKTGTDMHVRGGRAEELSMAQFAEESFFEYHLYTLERKATIKDNQTKQITLLSAENVGVKKSFVVEPQGGYWYARNEILEKPKVGVYLALDNTKKNGMGMPLPKGVVRVYKKDSKDALQFTGEDRIDHTPENETVRVKMGDAFDVVAERKQTSFEVLSSGHLYRSSYQIDVRNHKDEAITVALVENLNGDWSITQASHEYEKETATRVRFAVPVAAKGSARVTFTVEVRS, encoded by the coding sequence ATGAACACGTCCGCATACTACGCCGCCGTTGCCACCCTCGTCGCGACGCTTGCGACCGGCGGCGGTGCTACTGCCGCCGACAGCCGCAGCACCACTGCCGACCAGAAGTCCATCAGTATCACCATCTACAACGACAACCTGGGCCTGGTGAAGGACGTGCGCGCGGTGACACTCGCCACCGGTGCGCAGAACCTGTGGTTCGAGGGCGTCGCTGCGCAGATCGACCCCACCTCGGTGCACATCGTTTCGCTCGACGCGCCGTCCGCGCTCTCCGTGCTGGAGCAGAACTTTGAGTACGACCTGATATCGCCGTCGCGCCTGATGGAGAAATACCTGGGGCAGACGGTGGAGTTGTTCAAAGAGCGCGAGGATGGATCCACCGAGACGGTGCGCGCAAAACTCATCGGCAACCAGGAGGGGTGGGTCTACGAAATGGAGGACGGGCGTATCGCCATCAACCCGTCGGGCCGCATCATCCTGCCGTCGCTGCCCGAGGGACTCATTTCCAGACCATCGCTGGTGTGGCTGCTGGACAGCAAGCGCCCCCGACAGACCGTGGAGGCGAGTTATCTCACCGGTGGTATCGGCTGGAAGGCAGACTACGTGCTGGTGCTGTCGTCCGACGACAAGAACATCGACCTGACCGGCTGGGTCACTATCGAGAACCACAGCGGTGCCACCTACGAGAACGCCGGCCTCAAGCTGGTGGCGGGTGACGTGAACCGCGTGCGGCCGGAATTCAAGACCGGCACCGACATGCACGTTCGCGGTGGCCGGGCCGAGGAACTCAGCATGGCCCAGTTTGCCGAGGAGAGTTTCTTCGAGTACCACCTGTACACCCTCGAGCGCAAGGCCACCATCAAGGACAATCAGACCAAGCAGATCACGCTGTTGTCGGCAGAGAACGTGGGGGTGAAGAAGTCGTTCGTGGTCGAGCCGCAGGGTGGGTACTGGTACGCGCGCAACGAAATCCTCGAGAAGCCCAAGGTGGGGGTGTATCTTGCGCTGGACAACACGAAAAAGAATGGCATGGGCATGCCGCTGCCCAAGGGCGTGGTGCGCGTGTACAAGAAGGACTCGAAGGACGCGCTGCAGTTCACCGGCGAGGACCGCATCGACCACACCCCCGAGAACGAGACCGTCCGTGTCAAGATGGGTGATGCCTTCGACGTGGTTGCCGAGCGCAAGCAGACCAGCTTCGAGGTCCTGTCCAGCGGCCACCTGTACCGGTCCTCGTACCAGATCGACGTGCGCAACCACAAGGACGAGGCCATCACCGTGGCCTTGGTGGAGAACCTGAACGGGGACTGGTCCATCACCCAGGCATCGCACGAGTACGAGAAAGAGACCGCCACCCGGGTGCGCTTCGCCGTGCCGGTGGCCGCAAAGGGCTCCGCCCGGGTGACCTTCACCGTGGAGGTGCGAAGCTAG
- the secG gene encoding preprotein translocase subunit SecG: protein MLYNILIAVHVVVCLVLILVVLLQSSKGGGLAGAFGGAGGQTMFGGQETATFLSKATTYLAVGFMVLSLLLAFMSARRGQGGTRSVVRQAVEQQQNVIPSGQSIDEILGGAADTTAADAPPAP from the coding sequence TCTGCCTCGTGCTCATTCTCGTGGTGCTGCTTCAGTCGAGCAAGGGAGGCGGACTGGCCGGTGCCTTCGGTGGCGCGGGCGGTCAGACCATGTTCGGTGGCCAGGAGACGGCCACCTTCCTGAGCAAGGCCACGACGTACCTGGCCGTTGGATTCATGGTGCTCTCGCTCTTGCTCGCGTTCATGTCGGCGCGACGCGGCCAGGGGGGCACCCGCAGCGTGGTGCGGCAGGCGGTGGAACAGCAGCAGAACGTGATTCCCAGCGGCCAGAGCATCGACGAGATTCTGGGCGGCGCGGCGGACACCACGGCCGCTGACGCGCCTCCCGCCCCCTAG